A window of Paenibacillus sp. 19GGS1-52 contains these coding sequences:
- a CDS encoding copper amine oxidase N-terminal domain-containing protein yields the protein MLPQQKPDFVANLIPRSGFHSRSKRAVGYFVFFTVILAALMALLIVFLDPLQFYHRSNWYTPVFSTQERYQNPGLAKNYDYDTIIIGTSMTENFLPSEVDKSLGGKTLKLSIEGSTVEEHYKIARLALKSGKVKKVLWGLDYFSLKDVAEEDKQNFPDYLYDDKWWNDYKYWYNSSVYTQFAVSLKKMYLGQDNDLEHLNNWNDESVFSKARVVKSYNDQSASEAYFGLNEEDTPQLQQRFDTYINQLLIDYPDVQFYFYYPPYSIMRQLAWYNTNPKRYNNQLEMRKWMFQQFEQHSNARLYDFQSEAHWTFNLDLYKDISHHNEQVNSWIVQAIGRDDSNYRVSADNIDPLNNTLISQTTSATMDKLGNVYAYDIQINAKSFPFTSRVTQGDGELFVTATEAALALGATLTWDSVSKTAILTNKQQKLEMTVGNIGAKVNGQEVPMTNPLLLTAGRTMLPIQFVADQLGWKTTVHIAGAEYLLTIDSP from the coding sequence GTGTTGCCACAACAAAAACCGGATTTCGTAGCGAATTTAATACCGCGTTCGGGTTTCCATAGCCGCTCCAAAAGAGCTGTAGGCTACTTTGTTTTCTTTACAGTGATTCTTGCAGCACTGATGGCGTTGTTGATCGTATTTCTGGACCCGCTGCAATTTTATCATCGTTCGAACTGGTATACCCCCGTCTTCTCTACACAGGAAAGATATCAGAATCCGGGTTTGGCCAAAAATTACGACTACGACACCATTATTATCGGCACCTCCATGACGGAGAATTTCCTGCCATCAGAGGTAGATAAAAGCTTGGGCGGAAAGACCTTGAAGCTCTCTATCGAAGGTTCAACGGTTGAGGAGCATTACAAAATTGCCCGACTGGCTCTAAAGAGCGGCAAGGTGAAAAAAGTGCTGTGGGGGTTGGACTACTTTTCATTAAAGGATGTTGCCGAGGAAGACAAACAGAACTTTCCCGATTACTTGTATGATGACAAATGGTGGAACGATTATAAATACTGGTACAATTCTTCAGTCTATACTCAATTCGCCGTAAGCCTCAAGAAAATGTATTTGGGTCAGGATAACGATCTGGAGCATCTCAATAATTGGAACGATGAATCCGTATTTTCAAAAGCGCGTGTGGTTAAATCTTATAACGATCAGAGCGCTAGCGAAGCTTACTTCGGCCTAAATGAAGAAGATACACCGCAGCTCCAGCAGCGCTTCGATACATACATCAATCAACTGCTCATCGATTATCCCGATGTGCAATTCTACTTTTATTATCCACCTTACAGCATTATGCGGCAGTTAGCTTGGTACAACACCAATCCGAAGCGTTATAACAATCAGTTGGAGATGCGTAAATGGATGTTCCAGCAATTTGAGCAGCATTCCAACGCCCGGCTCTATGACTTTCAGTCCGAAGCACATTGGACCTTCAATCTAGATCTCTATAAAGATATAAGCCATCACAACGAGCAGGTCAACAGCTGGATCGTCCAAGCGATCGGGAGAGATGACTCCAACTATCGGGTATCCGCAGACAATATTGATCCACTAAACAATACTTTAATCTCACAGACCACATCAGCAACAATGGACAAACTAGGAAATGTGTATGCCTATGATATTCAAATAAATGCTAAGAGTTTCCCTTTCACTAGTCGGGTAACTCAGGGGGACGGTGAGCTGTTTGTAACGGCTACTGAAGCCGCTTTAGCACTTGGAGCAACACTTACATGGGACTCCGTCAGCAAAACAGCCATCCTTACCAACAAGCAACAGAAGCTGGAAATGACAGTGGGGAATATTGGAGCCAAGGTTAACGGGCAAGAGGTACCTATGACTAATCCTCTGCTGCTGACTGCCGGCAGAACCATGCTGCCTATACAGTTCGTAGCTGACCAATTAGGTTGGAAGACTACTGTCCATATTGCAGGAGCAGAATATCTTCTGACGATTGATTCTCCTTAA
- a CDS encoding MBOAT family O-acyltransferase has product MLFNSYGFIFAFLPVVLIMYFLFIRLRYFFIAKLWLALSSLFFYGWWNVRYIPLILLSIAVNYIVGRRLVSSTTRRSVILFVGIGFNALLLGYYKYADFFIVNWNGLIGAHVPILHLLLPLGISFFTFTQIAYLVDAYRGRVQEYKLINYILFVTFFPHLIAGPILHHKDMMPQFERLRNKVWNWSNVLSGALLFCIGLAKKMLIADTLASYANSGFTSATQFIDSWVACLSYTFQIYYDFSGYTDMAIGVALLFNIRLPQNFNSPYRATSIQDFWRRWHITLSHFLRDYIYIPLGGSRRGFWTAIRNVLITFLIGGIWHGASWMFILWGLLHGGGQAVQHIWKRWGRPLPLGLCWLLTFGFINVTWVFFRAHNLQQAGRLLRGMLGINGLGLSTLAESILVLPVLAVLLLVMLTSPNLTERLSKLTPNWRTSLFMAVLFMISLLFFNRITEFLYFNF; this is encoded by the coding sequence ATGTTATTTAATTCTTATGGCTTTATTTTTGCTTTTCTGCCCGTTGTGCTAATCATGTACTTTCTATTTATCAGGCTTCGATACTTTTTCATTGCAAAGCTTTGGCTGGCCTTATCCTCTTTATTTTTTTACGGCTGGTGGAACGTGCGCTACATCCCATTGATCTTGTTATCTATTGCAGTTAATTACATTGTAGGACGTAGACTTGTATCTTCTACAACACGTAGATCTGTAATTCTGTTCGTAGGAATAGGATTTAATGCGCTGCTGCTCGGATATTATAAATACGCCGATTTTTTCATTGTGAACTGGAATGGACTTATAGGTGCTCATGTGCCTATACTTCATCTTTTGCTTCCGCTTGGCATCAGTTTCTTCACCTTTACCCAAATCGCTTATCTGGTGGATGCCTACAGAGGCCGTGTGCAGGAGTACAAGCTGATTAACTATATTTTATTTGTTACCTTCTTCCCTCATCTGATCGCCGGCCCCATTCTTCATCACAAGGATATGATGCCACAGTTCGAAAGACTCCGTAACAAGGTCTGGAACTGGAGTAATGTGCTGTCAGGAGCTTTGCTATTTTGCATAGGCCTTGCCAAAAAAATGCTGATCGCTGATACTCTTGCCAGCTATGCCAACAGCGGATTTACAAGTGCTACCCAATTTATCGATTCCTGGGTCGCATGCCTCAGCTATACCTTCCAAATTTATTATGATTTTAGCGGATATACGGATATGGCTATCGGTGTTGCTCTTCTGTTTAACATCCGGCTGCCGCAGAATTTCAATTCACCGTATCGGGCCACGAGCATCCAGGACTTTTGGAGACGCTGGCATATCACACTAAGCCATTTTCTCAGAGACTACATCTATATTCCTTTAGGTGGCAGCAGAAGAGGATTCTGGACGGCCATTCGTAATGTCCTCATCACCTTTCTGATAGGCGGAATTTGGCATGGAGCAAGCTGGATGTTTATTCTATGGGGATTGCTGCATGGTGGAGGACAAGCTGTACAGCACATCTGGAAACGTTGGGGTCGCCCACTTCCGCTAGGGTTGTGCTGGCTGCTCACTTTCGGTTTTATCAATGTAACGTGGGTCTTTTTTCGTGCGCATAACCTTCAACAAGCTGGAAGGCTTCTCCGCGGGATGCTCGGCATTAACGGCTTGGGTCTATCCACGCTCGCAGAGTCAATACTAGTGCTTCCCGTTCTGGCGGTGCTGCTGCTGGTCATGCTGACCTCACCGAATTTAACAGAAAGACTGAGCAAGCTGACCCCAAATTGGCGGACATCCCTGTTTATGGCGGTCCTGTTTATGATTTCGCTCCTCTTTTTCAACCGGATTACTGAATTCTTATACTTTAATTTCTAG
- a CDS encoding TIGR02206 family membrane protein translates to MKLWYYFDHKHSENFVMFSLSHWIALTAIALVCLLLFSSRFALRTHPKLRRCIRLLLVLLLLSSEAGLQLWYRSQDIWKASSSLPLELCGITLLLSVVMLLTRSRLLYSFLYFAGIGGAFVALITPNLVYPYPHFRFLLFFIAHGAIILASLYMTWVEGNKPTWRSLFFTMLCLNIVAICVRFADYLLDSNYMFLAHKPSTYSILDYFGPYPYYLLVEELFGFTLFLFMFLIFFKLPQRYRSRHRNI, encoded by the coding sequence ATGAAACTTTGGTATTATTTTGACCACAAACATTCTGAAAATTTCGTTATGTTCTCGCTCTCACACTGGATTGCCCTTACTGCTATAGCCTTGGTATGCCTGCTGTTATTTAGCTCAAGGTTTGCTCTGCGGACACATCCCAAACTGCGCCGATGCATCCGCCTGCTGCTAGTGCTTCTTCTTCTATCCTCAGAGGCAGGACTTCAATTGTGGTATAGGTCGCAGGACATATGGAAAGCCAGTTCATCGCTGCCACTGGAGCTATGCGGGATTACTTTACTGCTGTCTGTCGTTATGTTACTCACACGCAGTCGGCTACTCTATTCTTTCCTCTACTTCGCCGGCATCGGTGGAGCCTTTGTTGCCCTCATTACGCCTAATTTAGTTTATCCGTATCCACATTTCCGTTTTCTACTGTTTTTCATTGCTCACGGTGCTATTATTCTGGCTTCCCTTTACATGACCTGGGTTGAGGGCAATAAGCCGACCTGGAGATCGCTTTTCTTCACTATGCTCTGCCTCAATATAGTAGCTATTTGTGTCAGGTTCGCCGATTATTTGCTTGACTCCAACTATATGTTCCTGGCCCATAAACCAAGCACCTATTCCATATTGGATTATTTTGGACCTTATCCTTACTATCTGCTGGTTGAAGAGTTATTCGGATTCACCTTGTTCTTATTCATGTTCTTGATATTTTTTAAACTCCCACAGCGATATCGGTCTAGACATAGAAACATATAG